The following proteins come from a genomic window of Gammaproteobacteria bacterium:
- a CDS encoding ATP-binding protein: MPGKEGDEPKRFRVSARTILQLGGELISSDGIAFYELIKNAVDAGSKKVHVEVQMQLPLYVIQKLRGIAEESGTVGKNDLKKLKAEVTLAVSSDAPNGEALREAIAEADSFDDLLSVALDANSITFHDTGSGMTRADLENIYLTVGTPHRLNERKAGTQRVILGEKGIGRLSAMRLGNRLYVTTSTAADKAWNELEIDWNDFGRDASQLLEEIEVTPYRGEAKDEPAAHGTTIRITDLNTTWSLRKLADTAASELCRFTDPFAERYRFPIHLRLNGNAVPIPRMNEILNEHAHAHVEAKLSVEDDEDDPVAILEGKVQYLISGSSGNPLSGRTLTFRYENAEIESLLTKREDPDVDLDSVVRLGPFTMRCLWFNRRLLKAVEIDDSTLDLKKAVRQWSGGLMVYRDGFRVPPYGGPDDDWLDLDRGALAAQGYKVNRAQLVGKVDISARANPELRDQTNREGLRDCPEKKALAGLLKHILEVEFRGYLKEVDEEIRDRDRISFTAFTERLAEAEEKINNSLDELSEIDNEHPDLEIGALSKRLQRAFSAVVEVVTEVQDTVETVEDEKARVLHLAALGLSIEKLAHELNRASKHALEALSQMEGSPNASALKRSAVLQLQSLRKRLQNLDPLLTPARQTKQEFDLGKEIQAVLDGFQARFERHDITPKLVTKGEGPVKVKFVRAMFIQVLENLIDNSVYWLSVGKRRKIADQAPREIRIVLDGNRNVIEASDTGPGIAPENRDRVFQPFFTLKPAGHGKGLGLYIAREIAEYHGGTLKLTDKGLKATGRLNTFELDFSSGRV, translated from the coding sequence ATGCCAGGAAAAGAGGGAGACGAGCCGAAACGCTTCCGCGTGAGCGCGCGTACGATCCTGCAATTGGGTGGCGAGCTAATTAGCTCCGATGGCATCGCATTCTACGAACTTATCAAGAACGCTGTTGACGCTGGCTCGAAGAAAGTCCACGTCGAAGTGCAGATGCAGTTGCCTCTCTATGTTATTCAGAAGCTCAGGGGCATTGCGGAGGAATCTGGCACCGTAGGAAAGAACGACCTCAAGAAGCTGAAAGCCGAGGTTACGTTGGCCGTCTCTTCGGATGCTCCTAACGGTGAAGCATTGCGTGAAGCGATCGCGGAGGCTGACTCGTTTGATGACCTACTCTCCGTCGCACTCGATGCGAACTCGATTACGTTCCACGATACGGGCAGCGGCATGACACGTGCCGACCTTGAGAACATCTACCTCACGGTCGGCACGCCGCATCGACTCAATGAACGCAAGGCCGGAACGCAACGGGTCATTCTGGGAGAAAAGGGGATTGGCCGCCTCTCGGCAATGCGCCTCGGCAACCGGCTTTATGTCACGACCAGTACAGCCGCAGACAAGGCTTGGAACGAACTGGAGATCGACTGGAATGACTTCGGCCGGGATGCGAGCCAATTACTAGAAGAGATCGAGGTCACGCCATATCGCGGTGAAGCCAAGGATGAGCCCGCGGCCCACGGAACGACTATTCGCATCACAGACCTCAACACGACCTGGTCGCTGAGGAAGCTTGCCGACACTGCTGCGTCTGAACTCTGCCGTTTCACCGATCCATTTGCCGAAAGATACCGCTTCCCGATCCACCTGCGTCTGAACGGGAACGCGGTTCCGATTCCGCGTATGAATGAGATCCTCAATGAGCACGCACACGCTCATGTCGAAGCGAAGTTGAGTGTCGAAGATGACGAAGATGATCCTGTTGCCATCCTCGAAGGTAAGGTCCAGTACCTGATTTCGGGATCGAGCGGAAACCCACTTTCCGGACGGACCCTGACCTTCCGGTATGAAAACGCTGAAATCGAGTCACTGCTGACGAAACGAGAAGATCCCGACGTTGACCTTGACTCTGTCGTGCGCTTGGGCCCGTTTACCATGAGGTGTCTGTGGTTCAATCGGCGGCTTTTGAAAGCTGTCGAAATCGACGACAGCACGCTCGATCTGAAAAAGGCGGTTCGTCAGTGGTCGGGTGGGCTGATGGTCTACCGGGACGGCTTCCGGGTCCCGCCCTATGGCGGCCCCGACGATGACTGGCTCGATCTTGATCGCGGGGCGCTTGCTGCCCAGGGCTACAAGGTCAACCGCGCGCAATTGGTGGGGAAAGTGGATATATCGGCCCGCGCCAATCCCGAGCTTCGGGACCAGACAAACCGTGAAGGATTGCGCGACTGCCCTGAGAAAAAAGCACTTGCAGGACTGCTGAAACATATTCTCGAAGTGGAGTTCCGGGGATACCTGAAGGAAGTGGATGAGGAAATTCGGGACAGGGATCGGATCAGTTTCACCGCGTTTACGGAGCGACTGGCGGAAGCCGAAGAAAAGATAAATAATTCCCTGGATGAGCTTTCCGAAATCGACAACGAGCATCCCGATCTGGAAATTGGTGCACTGTCAAAGCGGCTGCAACGCGCGTTCAGTGCCGTGGTCGAGGTGGTCACCGAGGTTCAGGACACGGTCGAGACCGTAGAAGATGAAAAGGCTCGCGTCTTGCACCTTGCCGCGCTCGGTCTTTCCATCGAGAAGCTTGCCCATGAGCTAAACCGGGCATCGAAGCATGCGCTCGAGGCACTTTCCCAGATGGAAGGTAGCCCCAATGCCTCGGCATTGAAGCGATCTGCTGTCCTCCAATTGCAATCGCTTCGCAAACGCCTCCAAAACCTCGACCCCTTGCTGACGCCTGCGCGTCAAACAAAGCAAGAATTTGACCTGGGCAAGGAAATCCAGGCCGTGCTGGACGGGTTCCAGGCCAGATTCGAGCGGCACGATATCACGCCAAAGCTAGTCACCAAGGGGGAAGGGCCGGTCAAGGTCAAGTTTGTTCGTGCCATGTTCATTCAGGTGCTGGAGAACCTGATCGACAATTCCGTGTATTGGCTGTCGGTAGGCAAGCGTCGCAAGATCGCCGACCAAGCCCCAAGGGAAATTCGCATTGTGCTCGACGGAAACCGCAATGTCATTGAGGCGTCCGATACCGGCCCTGGCATCGCGCCGGAGAACCGTGACCGGGTTTTTCAACCCTTCTTTACGCTGAAACCTGCCGGACATGGTAAGGGGCTTGGGTTGTACATCGCCAGGGAGATCGCCGAATACCACGGAGGCACGCTAAAACTCACTGACAAAGGCCTGAAGGCAACGGGCCGGCTGAATACGTTCGAACTGGACTTTTCGTCGGGTAGGGTGTGA
- a CDS encoding DUF4007 family protein translates to MGFRYSGHETFPCRYAWLPKAFAAIETDHGAFADEEKAMIRLGVGKNMAKAIRFWMVEMSVGIKHANGGYQPTEFANAVFNRKKGIDPFLQDIRTLWLLHWKLSTHSVEDPLFAWDFLINHWQSPELCRSSVLQAFRRAADKEIRPPSDVTLEQHFDTFLHTYVPTRSRKGGIQEDNLDCPLVELEFITHVGERRIDGTGKREPIYAFRIEDKPDITSELFAYALDDYWKKRRGTERTLTFKDVTFGHGSPGQVFKLPEWAVRQRLEAISSDSTGPFLYQESATQQQISRREGVAAPCIKAAYGEGVPC, encoded by the coding sequence ATGGGCTTTAGATACTCTGGCCATGAGACGTTTCCCTGCCGCTATGCGTGGCTGCCCAAGGCATTCGCCGCAATTGAGACGGATCACGGCGCATTTGCGGACGAAGAGAAGGCGATGATTCGCCTTGGCGTGGGAAAGAACATGGCCAAGGCTATCCGCTTCTGGATGGTTGAGATGTCTGTTGGCATCAAACACGCCAACGGCGGCTATCAGCCCACAGAGTTTGCCAATGCAGTGTTCAACAGAAAGAAAGGCATTGATCCATTCCTTCAGGACATCCGCACGCTCTGGCTGTTGCATTGGAAGCTATCGACCCATAGTGTTGAGGATCCCCTCTTTGCCTGGGACTTTCTGATTAACCACTGGCAGTCGCCGGAACTCTGCCGATCATCTGTGCTACAGGCATTTCGGCGCGCTGCGGACAAAGAGATTCGCCCTCCATCCGATGTAACGCTTGAGCAACACTTCGATACGTTCCTGCACACCTATGTGCCGACTAGAAGTCGCAAGGGCGGCATTCAGGAAGACAACCTGGATTGTCCTCTCGTGGAGCTTGAGTTCATCACGCATGTTGGAGAGCGTCGTATTGACGGAACGGGCAAGCGGGAGCCGATCTACGCATTTCGCATCGAAGACAAGCCGGACATCACGTCAGAACTCTTCGCCTACGCACTCGATGACTACTGGAAGAAACGACGTGGCACTGAGCGGACCCTGACCTTTAAGGACGTTACGTTCGGGCATGGAAGTCCGGGCCAGGTCTTCAAGCTGCCGGAGTGGGCAGTCCGCCAACGCCTTGAAGCGATCTCGTCAGATTCGACCGGGCCGTTCCTTTACCAGGAGTCGGCCACGCAGCAACAAATCTCGCGACGTGAGGGAGTGGCGGCACCTTGCATCAAAGCGGCATACGGCGAAGGTGTACCATGCTGA
- a CDS encoding helix-turn-helix domain-containing protein yields the protein MENRWLSVDEIATYLGVKRDTVYKWIERRNMPAHKAGRLWKFRVEEVDKWVRHGGTAAVRGVATGTKDQAAK from the coding sequence ATCGAAAACCGTTGGCTGTCCGTCGATGAGATTGCCACCTATCTGGGGGTCAAGCGAGATACCGTCTACAAGTGGATCGAGCGTAGGAACATGCCGGCTCACAAGGCGGGGCGACTGTGGAAATTTAGGGTGGAGGAGGTAGACAAATGGGTGCGGCATGGAGGTACTGCGGCGGTGAGAGGCGTTGCAACGGGCACCAAGGACCAAGCTGCTAAGTGA
- a CDS encoding Abi family protein: MRFLGCYRLSGYAQTFQRNDPALPAHTFRDGVVFDAVLDLYIFERELRLLVVDAIERIEVDARVAISKRCPSAMGHTGTLTRSCSANSTDTTSFWTR; the protein is encoded by the coding sequence CTGCGTTTCCTCGGCTGCTACCGCCTGAGCGGTTATGCCCAGACGTTCCAGCGCAACGATCCCGCTTTGCCCGCCCACACCTTCCGCGATGGAGTCGTATTCGACGCCGTCCTGGATCTGTACATCTTCGAACGGGAACTGCGGCTCCTGGTCGTGGACGCCATCGAGCGCATTGAGGTCGACGCCCGCGTTGCAATCTCCAAAAGATGTCCGAGCGCTATGGGCCACACTGGTACCTTGACAAGAAGCTGTTCCGCAAACAGTACCGACACGACAAGCTTCTGGACTAGATAA
- a CDS encoding Abi family protein has protein sequence MVAEVLSIGTWSIVFTNLENRGDKKLISAPLPLSPWTIRSWLHAIAYLRNLCAHHSRLWNRRFTITPEVPKEYKPHMEPNTTFRAQAAMLHILMNVIASDFRRQHRLHELFQKHPDVPPGGWALPMIGTKILSGVKFEEGAQLIGADSLTDAATQKSYMIK, from the coding sequence ATGGTCGCCGAGGTCCTATCTATCGGCACCTGGTCGATCGTCTTCACCAATCTCGAAAACCGAGGCGATAAGAAGTTGATCTCCGCGCCGCTCCCACTGTCGCCGTGGACGATTCGCTCCTGGCTCCACGCCATCGCCTATCTGCGAAACCTCTGCGCGCACCATTCCAGGCTGTGGAATCGCCGTTTCACCATCACACCCGAGGTGCCCAAGGAGTACAAACCGCACATGGAGCCCAACACGACCTTCCGCGCGCAAGCCGCTATGCTGCACATACTCATGAATGTCATCGCATCGGACTTCCGACGGCAGCACCGGCTGCATGAGTTGTTCCAGAAGCACCCCGACGTTCCACCGGGAGGATGGGCTTTGCCGATGATTGGCACAAAGATCCTTTCTGGCGTTAAGTTCGAAGAGGGAGCGCAGCTCATTGGCGCGGACAGCTTGACCGACGCGGCCACACAAAAATCCTACATGATCAAGTAG
- a CDS encoding helicase/relaxase domain-containing protein — MGTLLKFWSGTRLSELPTEGTIPVLDADTLLQPHRALLNTIRQLVGVPQAHWDELYAAAFEAYALFVQQLPASEAHHHAGPGGMLTHGLEVVCEALKLRRGRLLPSGAAAEEMVARQDRWTYATATAALLHDLGKPVTDLRVRLYNENDRGLGWWDPWGGPMTGDAAWYRVEFVRDRRYRFHERVPPLLVHFIFPRQGLSWLASDPEVLQAWLATISGDAEQAGIIGEMVHQADGLSVVSDLAGTPASMPTARRKSLSMRLLTGLRYLLDQGDLPLNRPGAAGWRSEEDLWLVSKRVLDILREHLHHEGQEGVPTRNDRLMDELQQHGILRPNDDRAIWTVQVIDGDWSQQLTVLRFPVHTLWPEPDARPPVFAGTVTPINTTSSAVENNEVDEVADHAVAVLHDRPSQQMEQVIHQHSQTTKPGVETDDAASIRENANSVSAFDTPSSDSDESSSRTAGHVSFSPSQETDLTDEVDPGRRFLAWIKEGLSSGRLPINTVNARVHTVSEGLMLVSPGIFKDYDRENWSRVQKRFLKQKLHQRTTLGTNVWTYQVKGARKQSRINGLLIAEPEAVLGLRLPPPNTHLTLKV; from the coding sequence ATGGGTACGCTACTGAAATTTTGGAGCGGAACCCGTCTTTCTGAACTACCGACCGAGGGAACCATACCTGTACTGGATGCCGACACCCTGCTCCAGCCACATCGCGCCCTGCTCAACACGATCCGGCAACTGGTAGGCGTTCCCCAAGCACACTGGGACGAGCTCTATGCCGCTGCCTTCGAGGCTTATGCCCTCTTCGTGCAACAGTTACCCGCCTCGGAAGCCCACCATCACGCCGGTCCCGGCGGCATGCTGACCCATGGACTGGAAGTCGTGTGTGAGGCCCTGAAGCTCCGCCGTGGCCGACTGCTCCCCTCGGGCGCCGCCGCGGAAGAGATGGTCGCCCGCCAGGACCGCTGGACCTACGCTACCGCGACCGCCGCCCTGCTCCACGACCTCGGTAAGCCGGTGACCGACCTGCGGGTTCGGCTCTATAACGAAAACGACCGGGGGCTGGGATGGTGGGATCCCTGGGGCGGACCCATGACTGGCGATGCGGCCTGGTATCGCGTGGAATTCGTCCGTGACCGTCGCTATCGCTTTCACGAACGCGTCCCGCCCCTGCTGGTGCACTTCATCTTCCCGCGCCAGGGTCTGAGCTGGCTGGCATCCGATCCGGAGGTGTTGCAAGCCTGGTTGGCGACTATCAGCGGGGATGCGGAACAGGCCGGGATTATCGGCGAGATGGTGCACCAGGCGGACGGCCTCTCGGTAGTGAGCGACCTGGCCGGCACTCCGGCATCCATGCCCACGGCTCGACGCAAGTCACTGTCGATGCGGCTGCTCACCGGTCTGCGTTACCTCCTGGACCAGGGCGACCTCCCCTTGAATCGACCGGGTGCAGCCGGTTGGCGCTCTGAAGAAGATCTGTGGCTGGTCAGCAAACGCGTGCTGGATATCCTGCGTGAACACCTCCACCACGAAGGACAGGAAGGAGTGCCGACCCGCAACGACCGACTGATGGATGAGCTGCAACAGCATGGCATCCTGCGACCCAACGACGATCGAGCCATCTGGACCGTGCAAGTGATCGATGGCGACTGGTCGCAACAGCTCACCGTGCTGCGCTTTCCGGTACACACCCTTTGGCCGGAGCCGGATGCACGGCCACCGGTATTCGCAGGAACGGTGACGCCGATCAACACAACAAGCTCGGCGGTGGAAAACAACGAGGTTGATGAAGTCGCGGACCATGCCGTCGCAGTGTTACATGATCGGCCTTCCCAACAAATGGAACAGGTGATACACCAGCATTCACAGACGACAAAACCTGGTGTCGAAACCGATGATGCTGCTTCGATAAGGGAGAACGCCAACTCGGTATCTGCATTCGATACACCGTCATCGGATTCAGATGAATCATCCTCCCGCACTGCAGGCCACGTTTCTTTTTCCCCCTCACAGGAAACGGATCTGACCGATGAAGTTGATCCAGGCCGGCGCTTTCTCGCCTGGATCAAAGAGGGACTCAGTTCAGGGCGTCTACCCATCAATACTGTCAATGCCCGCGTTCATACGGTGTCCGAAGGCCTGATGCTGGTGAGTCCCGGTATCTTCAAAGATTACGATCGTGAAAACTGGTCGCGGGTGCAGAAGCGCTTCCTGAAACAGAAACTGCATCAGCGCACAACGCTCGGCACTAATGTCTGGACCTATCAGGTCAAGGGCGCGCGTAAACAGAGCCGTATCAATGGACTGTTGATTGCGGAGCCGGAAGCGGTGCTGGGGTTACGCCTGCCGCCACCCAATACTCACCTCACGTTGAAGGTATGA
- the traD gene encoding type IV conjugative transfer system coupling protein TraD, with protein sequence MAQIFDNRLRPVIEFVPATVLIGLGSVLIHDPALFFPLLPGLSEVVATGCGLLGLVRLWQGCRIMRYRWQLRQLPLYLLDADHIPLSQYKLFLGRGFAWDQRHSQRLVEARSPQAKRWLNHNSLYRTARAFEMRFEHSRLFGWLTRLTRREAWWNPVRPLPPLGGDPALHGVGLEEEHDAWMDLSDRVGHTLVLGTTRVGKTRLAELLVSQDIRRGETVIVFDPKGDLDLLRRMFAEAKRAGRLEQFHIFHLGFPELSERYNPVGEFGRITEVATRIASQLPSQGNSAAFREFAWRFTNIVARALVGLGRKPGYAAIARYVTNIEPLLVDYYHLWLESVVPGEWRATVQTIEGNIDDKKLSLALRGRDRHAVALVSYAKGRNLYDPVADGLRSAFEYDKTYFDKLTASLLPLLEKLTSGKTGELLAPDYGDIRDPRPILDWMRVIREQGIIYVGLDALSDPEVAGAVGNSMFADLTSVTGRLYKHGDTLGLPFVAGHRRARIAIHADEFNELIGDEFIPLLNKAGGAGVQVTAYTQTASDIEAGIGDRAKAGQVSGNLNTLIMLRVKNEETAAILTDQLPMVRVYTKVAESRITDNNDPDTPVDFVSQNADRLTEVEAEMLTPADLVQLPKGQAFALLDGGRLYKLRLPLPGKDPLLPRDMDEIRDWVMQRNQAEV encoded by the coding sequence ATGGCTCAGATCTTCGATAATCGATTGCGTCCCGTCATCGAGTTTGTTCCGGCCACGGTACTCATTGGCCTGGGCAGTGTACTGATTCACGACCCCGCCCTGTTCTTTCCCTTGCTGCCTGGCTTATCAGAAGTCGTCGCGACAGGCTGCGGGTTGCTTGGTCTGGTTCGGCTGTGGCAGGGATGCCGCATCATGCGCTATCGTTGGCAGCTGCGACAGTTACCCCTCTATCTACTGGATGCGGACCATATCCCCCTCTCCCAGTACAAACTGTTCCTGGGTCGCGGCTTTGCCTGGGATCAGCGCCACAGCCAGCGCTTGGTGGAGGCCCGCTCACCACAGGCCAAACGGTGGCTGAATCACAATAGTCTGTACCGGACCGCGCGGGCCTTCGAGATGCGGTTCGAACACTCCCGTCTGTTCGGCTGGCTGACCCGCCTCACGCGCCGCGAGGCGTGGTGGAATCCCGTGCGGCCCCTGCCACCCCTGGGAGGCGATCCCGCCTTGCATGGGGTCGGGCTCGAGGAAGAGCACGACGCGTGGATGGACCTGAGCGACCGTGTCGGTCATACCTTGGTATTAGGCACGACACGCGTGGGCAAGACGCGTCTGGCCGAACTGCTGGTAAGCCAGGACATCCGCCGCGGCGAAACGGTGATCGTGTTCGATCCCAAGGGGGATCTCGATCTGCTGCGGCGCATGTTCGCGGAGGCGAAGCGCGCCGGACGGCTGGAGCAGTTTCATATCTTCCATCTCGGGTTTCCGGAACTCTCCGAACGCTACAATCCGGTGGGCGAGTTTGGCCGCATCACGGAAGTGGCCACGCGTATTGCCTCGCAGCTGCCCTCTCAAGGCAATTCCGCGGCCTTTCGCGAGTTCGCCTGGCGGTTCACCAACATCGTGGCCCGGGCACTGGTGGGGCTAGGCCGCAAACCCGGCTATGCCGCCATCGCCCGCTACGTCACCAATATCGAGCCGCTGTTGGTGGACTACTACCACCTGTGGCTGGAAAGCGTCGTTCCGGGCGAGTGGCGCGCGACCGTTCAAACCATCGAGGGCAACATCGACGACAAGAAACTGTCTCTGGCCTTACGCGGACGAGATCGCCACGCGGTGGCGCTGGTCAGCTACGCCAAAGGGCGGAATCTCTACGACCCCGTCGCCGACGGCCTGCGCTCGGCCTTCGAATACGACAAGACCTACTTCGACAAGCTCACCGCGAGCCTGTTGCCGCTGCTGGAGAAACTGACCAGCGGCAAAACCGGGGAGTTACTGGCGCCCGATTACGGGGACATTCGGGATCCCCGACCGATACTGGACTGGATGCGGGTGATCCGGGAGCAGGGCATCATTTACGTGGGGTTGGACGCACTCTCCGATCCTGAAGTGGCCGGAGCCGTGGGCAATTCCATGTTCGCGGATCTGACCTCGGTCACGGGCCGGCTCTATAAACACGGTGATACCCTGGGCCTGCCCTTCGTCGCCGGACATCGCCGGGCTCGTATCGCCATACACGCCGACGAGTTCAACGAACTCATCGGTGATGAATTCATCCCCTTGCTGAACAAGGCGGGCGGCGCCGGAGTCCAGGTCACCGCTTACACCCAGACCGCCTCGGACATCGAGGCCGGCATCGGCGATCGCGCTAAAGCTGGCCAAGTCAGCGGCAACCTCAACACCCTCATCATGCTGCGGGTCAAGAACGAGGAGACCGCTGCCATACTCACCGACCAGTTGCCGATGGTGCGGGTCTACACCAAGGTGGCCGAGTCCCGCATCACAGACAACAATGATCCTGATACGCCGGTGGACTTCGTCTCACAGAACGCAGACCGGCTCACGGAGGTGGAAGCCGAGATGCTCACGCCTGCGGATCTGGTGCAGCTGCCCAAGGGCCAGGCCTTCGCGCTGCTTGACGGGGGACGATTGTATAAACTGCGGCTGCCGCTGCCAGGGAAAGATCCCCTCCTCCCCCGGGACATGGATGAAATCCGGGATTGGGTCATGCAGAGAAATCAGGCAGAGGTATGA
- a CDS encoding DUF4400 domain-containing protein has translation MLWTLTWFFIVCLLVLSVDMIYVFWPYPHGAHGVEALKTNLAVEVELVSRLSDDRAWATIRTITDSMYQIVFGWSGMDDLLRQAADPTPLSPLNEIMRGFARGFWVFLETAAVGLQLFALRIGVLVLAMPLFLITAIAAATDGLIPWYLRRTGAGRESGFIYHRSKRGLALSVLALWVIYLVPPVPLDPRWVIPSFLCLSAISVRVTVAYFKKYI, from the coding sequence GTGCTCTGGACACTCACGTGGTTCTTCATCGTTTGCCTGCTCGTGCTGTCCGTAGACATGATCTATGTGTTCTGGCCCTATCCACACGGTGCGCACGGCGTCGAGGCCTTGAAAACCAATCTTGCAGTTGAAGTGGAACTGGTCAGTCGCCTGTCGGATGACCGCGCCTGGGCGACCATCCGCACGATCACCGACTCGATGTATCAAATCGTATTCGGCTGGTCGGGTATGGATGACCTGCTGCGCCAGGCCGCGGACCCCACCCCCCTGTCCCCGCTGAACGAAATCATGCGAGGTTTTGCGCGAGGGTTCTGGGTCTTTCTTGAGACGGCGGCTGTGGGGCTTCAACTCTTCGCCCTGCGAATAGGCGTTCTGGTGCTGGCCATGCCCCTGTTTCTAATAACCGCCATCGCAGCGGCTACGGATGGGCTGATCCCCTGGTACCTGCGTCGCACCGGCGCGGGGCGTGAATCCGGTTTCATCTATCATCGAAGCAAGCGAGGACTGGCGCTCTCGGTGCTGGCCCTCTGGGTGATCTACCTGGTGCCACCCGTTCCACTTGACCCTCGCTGGGTGATACCGTCCTTCCTTTGCTTATCAGCGATTTCTGTTCGGGTGACCGTGGCTTATTTCAAGAAATACATTTAA
- a CDS encoding helix-turn-helix transcriptional regulator, which translates to MKTKSAFSKALKEIRHARGLTQEDFSDISSRTYISILERGLKSPTLDKVDDLSSVMKVHPMTLLALTYLRTGKIREIDDLCKIIRSEISKITND; encoded by the coding sequence ATGAAAACTAAATCTGCTTTTTCCAAGGCGCTTAAAGAGATTCGTCACGCCCGTGGATTAACCCAAGAGGATTTCTCTGATATTTCCAGCCGAACCTACATCAGCATCCTGGAAAGGGGCTTGAAGAGTCCAACACTGGATAAGGTCGATGATCTGTCTAGCGTGATGAAGGTGCACCCAATGACCCTATTGGCACTGACCTATCTAAGGACTGGGAAAATCAGAGAAATCGATGACCTATGCAAAATAATCCGGAGTGAAATATCCAAAATAACTAATGACTAA
- a CDS encoding ISL3 family transposase, producing the protein MEYLDWLARNPRYTARYALQVGALCRKMTVKDVAQSERLHHATVKDLDKLYMAEQLRRHPMPATTAIGVDEIAIRKGHEYRVVVSDLVGQRPIWFGVQVANRWTLSSFSRPTENGAARGFGWR; encoded by the coding sequence ATGGAGTACCTGGACTGGCTGGCCCGTAATCCGCGTTACACGGCCCGCTATGCGCTGCAGGTGGGGGCATTGTGTCGCAAGATGACCGTCAAGGATGTGGCTCAGTCCGAGCGACTGCATCACGCCACGGTCAAAGACCTGGACAAGCTGTACATGGCCGAACAACTGCGCCGGCATCCGATGCCGGCCACCACGGCGATCGGTGTGGATGAAATCGCGATCCGCAAGGGGCACGAGTACCGAGTGGTGGTCAGCGACCTCGTTGGCCAGCGGCCGATCTGGTTCGGGGTACAGGTCGCAAACAGGTGGACCTTGAGCAGTTTTTCGCGGCCTACGGAGAACGGCGCTGCAAGGGGATTCGGGTGGCGGTGA
- a CDS encoding ISL3 family transposase — protein MDLEQFFAAYGERRCKGIRVAVMDMWKPFREATHTYAPHAEIVFDKFHILRHLNDALDAVRRSEYARVQGDQRRFIKGNRYTLLSHRDNLSLEGRQALKTLLAANKRLNTAYLLKESFGQLWDYEREGWARRFFENWKSSLRWQRLEPFEKFAAMIERHWDGIVSYCKPENKVSLGCVEGLNNAIRVIQRKAYGFRDEEYLAMKIITHFLPALPNHAIIIHTNPR, from the coding sequence GTGGACCTTGAGCAGTTTTTCGCGGCCTACGGAGAACGGCGCTGCAAGGGGATTCGGGTGGCGGTGATGGACATGTGGAAACCGTTTCGTGAAGCGACGCACACGTATGCGCCGCACGCCGAGATCGTGTTTGACAAGTTCCACATCCTGCGCCATCTGAACGATGCCCTGGATGCGGTGCGCCGCAGCGAATATGCACGGGTGCAGGGTGACCAGCGCCGCTTCATCAAGGGCAACCGCTATACCTTGCTGTCGCATCGAGACAACCTGTCGCTGGAAGGTCGGCAGGCGCTCAAGACACTGCTCGCGGCCAACAAGCGGCTCAACACCGCCTACCTGCTCAAGGAGTCCTTCGGCCAGCTCTGGGACTACGAACGCGAAGGCTGGGCACGACGCTTCTTCGAGAACTGGAAGAGCAGCCTGCGCTGGCAGCGGCTGGAGCCCTTCGAGAAATTCGCGGCCATGATCGAACGTCATTGGGATGGCATCGTCTCTTATTGCAAACCCGAGAACAAAGTCTCGCTTGGCTGCGTCGAGGGATTGAATAACGCCATCCGTGTCATCCAACGCAAGGCGTACGGCTTTCGCGACGAGGAATACCTAGCCATGAAAATCATCACTCATTTCTTACCCGCGCTCCCAAATCATGCGATAATCATTCACACGAATCCGCGTTGA